A section of the Melopsittacus undulatus isolate bMelUnd1 chromosome 3, bMelUnd1.mat.Z, whole genome shotgun sequence genome encodes:
- the TMEM63A gene encoding CSC1-like protein 1, giving the protein MNPFFFLGFGHSHLVYFWNRSLPFNSTNETYCYSTAQGSTVLQGVTFGGIPTVLLLDVTFFFVLILLFSVIRKRFWDYGRVALVSEAESESRYSRLSTSSSVPEDIEYDKGFCSWMTAAFRMRDDEIHERCGEDAIHYLAFQRHIICLLIAVSILSVCVILPVNLSGDLLDKDPYSFGRTTIVNLQTGNNLLWLHTVFAVVYLILTVVFMRHHMKYVTYKEENTVKCTLFITGLPKDAKEETVHGHFTAAYPTCTVLEVQLCYDVAKLIHLFKKRKQAEKSLTYYEHLHQKYGKRVLINPKPCGQFCCCEIRGCEREDAVDYYTKVTNELMEEYSKEEQAVHNNPLGMAFVTFQEKSMATYILKDFNACKCQSIKCKGEPQPSPYSKELCISSWEVTYAPYPENICWKNLSVRGLKWWLRWACINLLLFIVLFFLTTPSIIISTMDKFNVTKPIHYLNNPIVSQFFPTLLLWSFSALLPTVVYYSTLLECHWTKSAENRIMMHKVYIFLIFMVLILPSLGLTSLDFFFRWLFDRESSDSAVRLECVFLPDQGAFFVNYVIASAFVGNGMELLRLPGLILYTIRMIMAKSTAERKNIKQQQAFEYEFGAMYAWMLCVFTVIMAYSITCPIIVPFGLLYILLKHMVDRYNLYYAYLPAKLEKKMHFAAVNQALAAPILCLFWLYFFSFLRLGFKAPTTMFTFLVVNITIVVCLAYTCFGCFKYLSPLNYKVEDTQGERGNDTDVPTITTSSMYVPQVLHPHPTERTVLSHKEQQSYGTMDNTSSQAEGILSYSAGPAVTEQATRSSV; this is encoded by the exons atgaaccctttctttttcctgggttttggaCATTCTCATCTAGTCTACTTCTGGAATAGAAGCCTACCTTTCAACTCAACGAATGAGACGTACTGCTATAGCACTGCCCAGGGTAGCACAGTGCTCCAGGGCGTAACTTTTGGTGGAATCCCAACTGTCCTGCTGCTTGATGTAACCTTCTTTTTT gttttaatattgctgttttctgttataAGAAAGAGATTCTGGGACTATGGTCGTGTTGCTCTGGTGTCAGAAGCTGAAAG tgAATCAAGATACAGCAGATTGTCAACATCTTCATCAGTACCTGAAGACATTGAATATGATAAG GGATTTTGTTCTTGGATGACAGCTGCTTTTCGGATGCG TGATGATGAGATCCATGAGAGATGTGGTGAAGATGCCATACATTACCTTGCCTTCCAGCGGCACATCATCTGTTTGTTGATTGCTGTCAGcattttgtctgtgtgtgtcatATTGCCTGTCAACCTGTCAGGTGATCTACTTG ATAAAGATCCCTATAGTTTTGGAAGAACAACTATAGTAAACTTGCAAACTGG TAATAATCTTCTTTGGCTGCACACggtttttgctgttgtttacCTGATTCTGACTGTTGTCTTCATGAGACATCACATGAAGTATGTCAcctataaagaagaaaacaca GTTAAGTGCACATTGTTTATAACTGGTCTTCCAAAAGATGCAAAAGAAGAGACAGTACATGGCCATTTCAC TGCTGCCTACCCAACTTGCACTGTGCTGGAGGTGCAGCTGTGCTATGATGTAGCCAAGCTTATTCATCTATTCaaaaaaag aaaacaggcagaaaaaagcCTGACTTACTATGAACATCTGCATCAGAAGTATGGCAAACGGGTCCTGATCAACCCTAAGCCATGCGGTCaattctgctgctgtgaaatTAGAGGATGTGAAAGG GAGGATGCTGTAGATTATTATACCAAAGTTACAAATGAACTGATGGAAGAATATTCAAAAGAGGAACAAGCTGTTCACAATAACCCTCTGGGAATGGCTTTTGTAACATTTCAGGAGAAATCCATGGCAACCTA TATCCTTAAGGACTTCAATGCCTGCAAATGTCAGAGTATTAAGTGTAAAGGAGAACCTCAGCCCTCACCTTACAGCAAGGAGCTGTGCATATCAAGCTGGGAGGTTACATACGCTCCTTACCCTGAGAATATCTGTTG GAAGAACCTTTCGGTGCGCGGACTGAAATGGTGGCTCAGATGGGCTTGCattaatttgcttctttttattgTGCTGTTTTTTCTTACTACCCCTTCCATCATCATCTCGACTATGGACAAGTTCAATGTCACTAAACCTATTCACTACCTCAAT AATCCTATTGTCAGTCAGTTTTTCCCAACGCTCTTGCTCTGGTCCTTCTCAGCTTTGCTACCAACAGTTGTCTATTACTCAACTTTGCTGGAGTGCCACTGGACAAA ATCTGCAGAGAACAGAATAATGATGCATAAAGTCTACATATTTTTGATCTTCATGGTACTGATTCTGCCCTCCCTTGGTCTGACCAG CCTGGATTTCTTTTTCCGTTGGCTCTTTGACAGAGAATCATCTGATTCTGCAGTTAGACTGGA ATGTGTCTTTCTGCCTGACCAGGGAGCCTTCTTTGTGAACTATGTGATAGCCTCTGCTTTTGTTGGCAATGGGATGGAGCTACTGCGCCTGCCTGGCCTCATCCTTTACACCATACGCATGATAATGGCCAAGtccacagcagaaaggaaaaacattaagCAG CAACAAGCATTTGAATATGAATTTGGAGCAATGTATGCCTGGATGTTGTGTGTGTTCACTGTCATCATGGCCTATAGCATTACATGTCCCATCATTGTCCCGTTTG gttTATTATACATACTCCTGAAACACATGGTTGACCGTTACAACCTTTACTACGCATATCTGCCTGCCAAGCTGGAGAAGAAGATGCACTTTGCAGCTGTGAATCAGGCCCTTGCTGCTCCAATTCTCTGCCTTTTCTGGCtctattttttctcctttttgcgGCTAG GCTTTAAGGCACCTACAACCATGTTTACCTTCCTAGTTGTCAACATCACAATCGTTGTTTGCTTGGCTTATACTTGTTTTGGCTGTTTCAAGTACCTGAGCCCACTGAATTACAAG GTAGAAGACACGCAAGGTGAAAGAGGAAACGACACAGACGTACCAACCATCACCACATCTTCT ATGTACGTGCCCCAAGTCTTGCATCCTCATCCTACAGAAAGGACGGTGCTCTCTCATAAGGAGCAGCAGTCGTATGGCACCATGGACAACACTTCCTCACAGGCAGAAGGAATCCTAAGCTATTCTGCTGGACCTGCAGTTACAGAGCAGGCAACGAGAAGTTCGGTTTGA